In the Oncorhynchus keta strain PuntledgeMale-10-30-2019 chromosome 29, Oket_V2, whole genome shotgun sequence genome, one interval contains:
- the chmp3 gene encoding charged multivesicular body protein 3 isoform X2 has product MRVIDRQIRDIQREEEKVKRSIKDAAKKGHRDVCVVLAKEMVQSKRAVSKLYASKAQMNSVLLSMKNQLSVLRVAGALQKSTEVMKAMQSLVKIPEIQGTMRELSKEMMKAGIIEEMLEDTFESMEDDEMEEAAEAEVDRILFEITAGALGKAPSKVTDALPEMEPPAAASEDESEEDIEEMQSRLAALRS; this is encoded by the exons ATGAGAGTGATTGACAGACAAATTCGAG ACattcagagggaggaggagaaggtaaAGAGATCCATCAAAGATGCTGCTAAAAAGGGACACAGGGACGTATGTGTGGTTCTTGCAAAAGAGATGGTCCAGTCGAAGCGTGCAGTCAGCAAACTTTATGCCTCCAAAGCCCAAATGAACTCTGTACTCCTCAGCATGAAGAACCAGCTTT CTGTATTGCGTGTAGCTGGCGCCCTTCAGAAGAGCACAGAGGTCATGAAAGCCATGCAGAGCTTAGTGAAGATCCCAGAGATCCAGGGCACCATGAGGGAGTTGTCCAAGGAGATGATGAAG GCTGGTATCATAGAGGAGATGCTGGAGGATACCTTTGAAAGCATGGAGGATGATGAGATGGAGGAGGCAGCAGAGGCAGAAGTTGATAGGATCCTCTTTGAGATCACAGCAG GCGCCCTTGGCAAAGCGCCTAGCAAAGTCACAGACGCCCTACCTGAAATGGAGCCTCCTGCCGCAGCCTCAGAGGATGAGTCGGAGGAGGACATTGAGGAGATGCAGTCCAGACTGGCAGCCTTAAGGAGCTAA
- the chmp3 gene encoding charged multivesicular body protein 3 isoform X1: MKMGLFGKTQDKPPKDLVNEWSLKIRKEMRVIDRQIRDIQREEEKVKRSIKDAAKKGHRDVCVVLAKEMVQSKRAVSKLYASKAQMNSVLLSMKNQLSVLRVAGALQKSTEVMKAMQSLVKIPEIQGTMRELSKEMMKAGIIEEMLEDTFESMEDDEMEEAAEAEVDRILFEITAGALGKAPSKVTDALPEMEPPAAASEDESEEDIEEMQSRLAALRS, from the exons ATGAAAATGGGACTGTTCGGGAAAACACAAGATAAACCACCAAAAGACTTG GTAAATGAATGGTCACTCAAAATCAGGAAAGAGATGAGAGTGATTGACAGACAAATTCGAG ACattcagagggaggaggagaaggtaaAGAGATCCATCAAAGATGCTGCTAAAAAGGGACACAGGGACGTATGTGTGGTTCTTGCAAAAGAGATGGTCCAGTCGAAGCGTGCAGTCAGCAAACTTTATGCCTCCAAAGCCCAAATGAACTCTGTACTCCTCAGCATGAAGAACCAGCTTT CTGTATTGCGTGTAGCTGGCGCCCTTCAGAAGAGCACAGAGGTCATGAAAGCCATGCAGAGCTTAGTGAAGATCCCAGAGATCCAGGGCACCATGAGGGAGTTGTCCAAGGAGATGATGAAG GCTGGTATCATAGAGGAGATGCTGGAGGATACCTTTGAAAGCATGGAGGATGATGAGATGGAGGAGGCAGCAGAGGCAGAAGTTGATAGGATCCTCTTTGAGATCACAGCAG GCGCCCTTGGCAAAGCGCCTAGCAAAGTCACAGACGCCCTACCTGAAATGGAGCCTCCTGCCGCAGCCTCAGAGGATGAGTCGGAGGAGGACATTGAGGAGATGCAGTCCAGACTGGCAGCCTTAAGGAGCTAA